TCGCCTATCGCAACGGTGCGCCGTTGCGGGTCCGCGACATCGGCCAGGCGGTGGCAGGCCCGGAGGACGTGAAGACCGCGGCCTGGGCCAACGGCCAGCGCGGCGTGTTCCTCGTCATCTTCAAGCAGCCCGGCGCCAATGTGATCGACACCGTCGACCGCATCAAGGCGCAGTTGCCGCGGCTGGTCGCGGCGATCCCGCCGACCATCAAGATCAAGGTCATCAGCGACCGCACCCTGACGATCCGCGCCGCGGTGGAGGACGTGCAGATCACGCTTCTGATCACCATTGCGCTGGTCGTGATGGTGATCTTCCTGTTCCTGCGCAGCTTCTGGGCGACGATCATCCCGAGCATCACGGTGCCGCTGGCGCTGCTTGGCGCCTGCTCATTGATGTGGGTGTTCGGCTATTCGCTGGACAATCTTTCGCTGATGGCGCTGACGATCGCGGTCGGCTTCGTGGTGGACGACGCGATCGTGATGCTCGAGAACATCACGCGCTACGTCGAGAAGGGCGAGCAGCCGATGGCCGCCGCCTACAAGGGCGCCAGCGAGATCGGGTTCACCATCGTCTCGATCAGCGTCTCGCTGGTCGCCGTGCTGATTCCGCTTTTGCTGATGGGCGGCATCATCGGGCGATTATTCCGCGAATTTGCGGTCACGCTGGCGATGGCGATCTTCGTGTCGCTCGTGGTCTCGCTGTCATTGACGCCGATGATGGCCTCGCGCTTCCTGCGCGCCGATCACGAGGTCAGGCACGGCCGCTTCTACCAGTGGAGCGAGCGGATGTTCAACAAGCTGCTCCACACCTATGAGCGGGGCCTCGATCGTGCGCTGCGGCACAGCTTCATCACGCTTTGCGTCTTCTTTGCAACCGTCGCGCTCTCGGTCTACCTCTTCGTCATCATTCCCAAGGGGTTCTTTCCGCAGCAGGACAACGGCTTCCTGACCGCGGTTTCGGAGATGCCGCAGGATATCTCGTTTGCCGAGATGAAGCGGCGGCAGGAGGAGCTCAGCCAGATCGTGCAGGCCGACCCCGCGGTCTCCTCAATTGCGATGTTCATCGGCGGCGGCGGCACGGCGCTGAATTCGGGCCGCATGTACATCACCCTGAAGCCGCGCGAGGAGCGCAATGTCGACGCGCAACAGATCATCGCGCGGCTGCGCCCCAAGCTCGACAAGGTCATCGGCGCGCGGCTGTTCATGCAGGCGTCGCAGGACGTGCGGCTGGGCGGCCGCGCGACCCGGACGCAGTTCGAATATACCCTGCAGGACGCCAACCTCGACGAGCTGAACGAATGGGCGCCGAAGATCCTGGCGAAGATGAAGACGTTGCCGCAGTTGCGCGACGTCGCCACCGACCAGCAGACCGAAGGCACCACGGTCCAGCTCACGATCAATCGCGACATCGCCTCGCGCTTCGGCATCCAGCCGCAGCTGATCGATGACACGCTCTATGACGCGTTCGGACAGCGTCAGGTCGCGCAGTATTTCACGCAGGTGAACAGCTATCACGTGATCCTGGAGATCACGCCCGAGCTGCAGGGCAAGATCGACACGCTCGACAAGATCTACATCAAGTCACCGTTGACGGGCGATCAGGTGCCGCTATCCGTGTTCTGCAGATGGACCGATGTCCCGGTGCGGCCGCTCGCGATCGCCCATCAGGGACAGTTTCCGGCCGTGACGATCAGCTTCAACCTCGCCCAGGACGTGGCGCTGGGACAGGCCACCAATGCGGTGCAAAGTGCCGTGGCCGAGATGGGCGTGCCCGGGACGCTGGCGACGAGCTTCCAGGGCACCGCGCAGGCGTTCCAGCAATCGCTGAGCACGGTGCCGATGCTGATCGTGGCGGCGCTGATCGTGGTGTATCTGATCCTCGGCGTACTCTACGAGAGCTACATCCATCCGCTGACCATTCTCTCCACGCTGCCGTCCGCCGGCGTCGGCGCGATCGCGATCCTGATGGCGTTCGGCTTCGATTTCAGCCTGATCGCGCTGATCGGCATCATCCTCCTGATCG
The DNA window shown above is from Bradyrhizobium sp. ISRA464 and carries:
- a CDS encoding multidrug efflux RND transporter permease subunit codes for the protein MQNSISSPFIRYPIGTSLLMAGILFVGLVAYPLLPVAPLPQVDFPTIQVSASLPGASPETMASSVAQPLERQFAQIPGIAQMTSTSSLGSTSVTIQFDLGRRIDAAAGDVQAAINAASGQLPKNLPSPPTYRKVNPADSPIMILSATSDTLPLTTVSDRTDAQLAQQISQISGVAQVFVGGQQKPSIRIQVDPAKLVAKGLSLEDVRAQIAIATTDSPKGNIDGERHAFTIYANDQLMQAKDWNDVIIAYRNGAPLRVRDIGQAVAGPEDVKTAAWANGQRGVFLVIFKQPGANVIDTVDRIKAQLPRLVAAIPPTIKIKVISDRTLTIRAAVEDVQITLLITIALVVMVIFLFLRSFWATIIPSITVPLALLGACSLMWVFGYSLDNLSLMALTIAVGFVVDDAIVMLENITRYVEKGEQPMAAAYKGASEIGFTIVSISVSLVAVLIPLLLMGGIIGRLFREFAVTLAMAIFVSLVVSLSLTPMMASRFLRADHEVRHGRFYQWSERMFNKLLHTYERGLDRALRHSFITLCVFFATVALSVYLFVIIPKGFFPQQDNGFLTAVSEMPQDISFAEMKRRQEELSQIVQADPAVSSIAMFIGGGGTALNSGRMYITLKPREERNVDAQQIIARLRPKLDKVIGARLFMQASQDVRLGGRATRTQFEYTLQDANLDELNEWAPKILAKMKTLPQLRDVATDQQTEGTTVQLTINRDIASRFGIQPQLIDDTLYDAFGQRQVAQYFTQVNSYHVILEITPELQGKIDTLDKIYIKSPLTGDQVPLSVFCRWTDVPVRPLAIAHQGQFPAVTISFNLAQDVALGQATNAVQSAVAEMGVPGTLATSFQGTAQAFQQSLSTVPMLIVAALIVVYLILGVLYESYIHPLTILSTLPSAGVGAIAILMAFGFDFSLIALIGIILLIGIVKKNGIMMVDFAIAAERERHLTPRQSIREAALLRFRPIMMTTMAALLGGVPLMLGTGTGAEIRQPLGYAMVGGLLVSQALTLFTTPVVYLYLDRLSNFLSDRIQGKPREQTGDRMKDAAE